The Tachyglossus aculeatus isolate mTacAcu1 chromosome 15, mTacAcu1.pri, whole genome shotgun sequence DNA window tctctctcttagaccatgagccccatgtaggatagaaactgtatctgactttttttttattggtatttaagagctttccatatgccaggcacagtagcatggcccagtggaaaaagcacgggcttgggagtcagaggttcatgggttcaaattctggctctgccacttgtaagatgtgaccttgggcaagccatttaacttctctgtgcctcagttacctcatctgtaaaatggggattaagactgtgagccccaagtgggacaacctgatcaccttgtatccccccagtgcttagaacagttctttgcaaatagtaagcgcttaacaaataccattattattattattattattactaagcactaaataatctgaatgacctgatgatcttctattgaactcagtgcttggcatgtagtaagtgctcaacaggttCCACACCTATTAGGTAGCCTACAAAGCTGCTTTCTGAATTTGTCAGAAGCTTTGTGACTTAGCTCAAGTACTCTCAATTAACTCGGAATAGTTTCTGTTACCTGAAAGAAGAAATTAAATGAAACCCCAAACCCACGAGCCAAAGCATTTGTGAATAGGATGGGGTTCTTTATGGAAAGAGTTCCCTTCCTCTGAATACAAAGAATAGGTTATCACTGGATTTTAAAGCTTTGTGACTTAGCCCAAGTACTCTCAATTAACTCGGAAAAGTTTCTGTTACCTGAAAGAAATTAAATGAAACCCCAAACCCATGAGCCAAAGCATTTGTGAATAGGATGGGGTTCTTTATGGAAAGAGTTCCCTTCCTCTGAATACAAAGAATAGGTTATCACTGGATTTGATTAACTGAAACTCCCCCAGATCCTGGAATCGGACCAAAGCCATTTTCAGCTGCTTCAAAGGGGGAGCCAGGGTGAAGGAAAATGGAGGTTTTGTCCTGTAAAAACAGTGTGGCGAAAGCCAGAGGCTTAGTTGGCATTTCTTTATACTTGATTGCGTCTGAAGCCGCTGCCCCCAAAACAGATTCTTGTGCTGCCTTGATTTGGGAGTGAAATATCTGGGAAAGAACCGTTGAAATTCCAAATGAGTTTTGCCAAGATGGCTTGCTTAGAGTGCATATTCCCTTCAGGACAGGGGTCTCTTGGCATTTCCCTTGGAAtagtcagagagggagaggagcgagTGGGTGAAGATTTTTCCCTTGAGGACTGGGTCTTTTGCCATGGCGTACTTCCCAGaaagctcagttcagtgctctacatccaGTAGACTATCAGTTTCTTGAGGGCACGGATCCTGTCTGCCACCTCTATCGTGtgctcccacgtgtttagtacagcgctgtacGCTCCATCGGGtgtcagctccttgaaagcagggattgcatcttctaACTCTGCCGTCCTCCgcatccagtaggtgctcagtaagttgaTTTGACTGAGGTGCTCTTCCCAGCCCTTGGAGCAAGCTGGATTCTAGTCGGCATTCCGAGTTTGCTGCTTTTGAGAGCTCTCCCACACTGACTGTGTCTCTCCCAACAGCTTTCCCACATGGTTTACAAGCAGATCCCCAGCCTCTGAGCTTAGGGAGGAGACGGCCAATTGCAGAATGACCACGGAACCCATTAAGGAGATCGGAGGGGCGCCCAAGGGCCCCGAGCCCATCGCGATGGAGAAGAGTCTCAGCGAGGGGCCTGTCACCTCGGTGCCCCTGGTAAGTGAGATCCAGCTGACTGCTGCCACGGGGGGAGCCGAGCTCTCTTGCTACCGCTGCACCATTCCCTTCGGCGTCGTCATCTTCATCGCTGGGGTGGTGGTCACTGCCGTAGCTTACAGCTTCAACTCCCACGGCTCCATCATCTCGGTCTTTGGACTGCTCCTCCTGTCCTCGGGTGTCCTGCTCTTGGCCTCCAGTGCCTTGTGCTGGAAGATCAGGCAGAGGCACAAGAAGGGCAAGAGGCGGGAGAGCCAGACGGCTCTCGTGGTCAACCAGAGGAGCCTCTTTGCCTAGGGATGCCTCAGTCTCTGGGGTCCCCTCTTTCGACTCACCTGAACCCGCGTAGGGGGAAGTGGATGGTCCAGGATAGGAATTACcctgaggaggatggagagacgCTCTTTGGATTGTCTCGTGCCTCTAATGACAAGAAGGGCCAGTGTTCATGAAGACTGGAAATATCATCTCTCCGCCCTGTCCctgaagggcagagaaggagCTGGCGCTGAGCTAGTGTCCGAGGCCGGACGTCCCCGATGACCGACGCAGAGATCCAGCTTTGCTGACCATCATCCCCACGGCAAGGTTGGACCTGGTGAGATGTTGGAATCAGCTTTAAGAGTCGAAGACACCTCTGACTTCCCACACGTTTCCTGGAAAAGCTCTGATTTTC harbors:
- the TMEM100 gene encoding transmembrane protein 100; protein product: MTTEPIKEIGGAPKGPEPIAMEKSLSEGPVTSVPLVSEIQLTAATGGAELSCYRCTIPFGVVIFIAGVVVTAVAYSFNSHGSIISVFGLLLLSSGVLLLASSALCWKIRQRHKKGKRRESQTALVVNQRSLFA